A part of Phoenix dactylifera cultivar Barhee BC4 chromosome 2, palm_55x_up_171113_PBpolish2nd_filt_p, whole genome shotgun sequence genomic DNA contains:
- the LOC103699803 gene encoding growth-regulating factor 10-like — protein sequence MLKPSLLARVDVQRMAEEQNPPPTQEQQQQQQHQQQQSPRQPPSKVRRLSSDASELVTMAAPSPLVLGLGLGLGLEVGGGYSRPAFTFLQLQELEHQALIYKYMAAGVPVPLHLVLPIWKSVAASSYGPYHYPSFMGYGSLCLDYRNSMEPEPGRCRRTDGKKWRCSRDVVPDQKYCERHMHRGRNRSRKPVEAGPGATSATTTAAAAAAATLQVEANNNSNRNTATHLSIAIPSAGGLQLMPTTNSSSSRGGGGGGSNNVSPARLGFSPTSVLQCGTACKTAPP from the exons ATGTTAAAACCATCCCTTTTAGCGCGTGTAGATGTTCAGAGGATGGCCGAGGAGCAGAACCCACCACCAACCCAAGaacagcaacaacaacaacaacaccaGCAGCAGCAGAGCCCACGCCAACCGCCCTCCAAAGTCCGTCGCCTTTCATCAGATGCCTCAG AGTTGGTAACGATGGCGGCTCCGTCGCCGCTGGTGCTGGGGCTGGGGCTGGGACTGGGGTTGGAGGTGGGGGGTGGTTACAGCAGGCCGGCCTTCACGTTTCTGCAGCTGCAAGAGCTGGAGCACCAGGCGCTCATCTACAAGTACATGGCGGCGGGCGTCCCTGTACCTCTCCACCTCGTCCTCCCCATCTGGAAGAGCGTTGCCGCCTCCTCCTACGGCCCTTATCACTACCCTTCTT TCATGGGGTACGGTAGCTTGTGCTTGGACTACAGGAATAGCATGGAGCCGGAACCCGGGCGGTGCCGGAGAACCGACGGTAAGAAGTGGCGGTGCTCCCGGGACGTCGTCCCCGACCAGAAGTACTGCGAGCGCCACATGCACCGCGGCCGCAACCGTTCAAGAAAGCCTGTGGAAGCAGGACCTGGAGCAACAAGCGCCACCACCacggctgctgctgctgctgctgccacTCTCCAAGTCGAAGCCAACAACAATAGTAATCGTAACACCGCCACCCATCTCTCTATTGCCATCCCATCTGCCGGTGGGCTCCAGCTGATGCCCACCACCAACTCCAGCAGCAGCAGAGGTGGCGGAGGCGGCGGCAGCAACAACGTGTCGCCTGCAAGGCTTGGCTTCTCGCCCACCAGCGTCCTACAGTGCGGCACCGCTTGTAAAACCGCACCTCCTTGA
- the LOC103699814 gene encoding K(+) efflux antiporter 5 isoform X1 produces MAAGMDPAWGVRRLLVFLVLMSSCTRVHVAARPDKETREKFYGELAKGASHNSSGKGSFADMFDRVLDKEFSDADDASEGTDKNSFNNSVAENQAVLETVAIITHDKAKKNDTLENEGSDDMTTLIDRKDNVFVMSNRKSKYPVLQVDLRLISDLVVVIVSATIGGITFSCLGQPVIVGYLLAGSLIGPGGLNFISEIVQVETVAQFGVVFLLFALGLEFSLTKLKVVGAVAVLGGLLQIIIFMFLCGLTAMLCGANLSEGIFVGSFLSMSSTAVVSKFLVEKNSTNALHGQVTIGTLILQDCAVGLLFALLPVLGGSSGLFRGIMSMSKLLLVLSMFITAASVLSWSFIPRFLKLMIQLSSQTNELYQLASVAFCLLLAWCSDKLGLSLELGSFVAGVMISTTDFAQHTLEQVEAIRNLFAALFLASIGMLIHVHFLWNHVDILLASVILVVIIKTVVVTMVIKAFGYSTRTSFLVGLSLAQIGEFAFVLLSRASNLHLVEGKMYLLLLGTTALSLVTTPLVFKLIPAMMHLGILMHWFPAESNVQNEDKATVLEAYNRAL; encoded by the exons ATGGCCGCCGGGATGGATCCGGCCTGGGGAGTTCGCAGATTGCTCGTCTTCCTAGTCTTGATGTCGTCATGCACGAGGGTTCACGTCGCCGCGAGGCCGGACAAGGAAACCAGAGAGAAATTCTACGGAGAGCTCGCCAAGGGGGCGTCgcacaacagctctgggaagggAAGCTTCGCCGATATGTTCGATCGCGTGCTCGATAAGGAGTTCTCGGACGCTGATGATGCGTCTGAAG GAACTGATAAAAATAGCTTCAATAACAGCGTAGCAGAAAATCAA GCTGTTTTGGAGACTGTAGCTATTATTACTCATGACaaggcaaaaaaaaatgatactctggaaaatgaGGGTTCTGATGACATGACGACCTTGATAGACAGAAAG GACAATGTATTTGTGATGTCGAATCGTAAATCAAAATATCCAGTGCTTCAAGTAGATTTAAG GTTGATTTCTGATCTGGTGGTTGTGATTGTTTCAGCTACCATTGGTGGTATTACCTTTTCCTGCTTGGGACAGCCA GTCATTGTTGGTTACCTTCTTGCGGGATCTCTAATTGGTCCAGGGGGCCTGAACTTCATCAGTGAAATTGTGCAG GTTGAAACTGTTGCACAATTTGGTGTGGTCTTTCTCCTTTTTGCATTGGGCCTCGAGTTTTCGTTGACGAAG TTAAAAGTTGTTGGGGCTGTTGCTGTTCTGGGAGGGCTACttcaaataattatttttatgttcCTATGTGGCCTAACTGCCATG TTATGTGGAGCAAACTTATCAGAGGGCATATTTGTTGGTTCCTTCCTATCAATGTCATCTACTGCAGTG GTTTCAAAGTTTTTAGTGGAAAAAAATAGCACAAATGCTCTTCATGGTCAAGTTACAATTGGGACTCTTATTCTTCAG GATTGTGCTGTGGGTTTACTATTTGCGCTTCTTCCAGTTTTGGGTGGTAGCAGTGGCCTTTTCAGAGGAATAATGTCCATGTCCAAGTT GTTGCTGGTGTTGTCCATGTTCATAACTGCTGCCTCCGTATTGTCTTGGTCTTTTATTCCCCGCTTCTTGAAGCTTATGATCCAGTTGTCATCTCAA ACAAATGAGCTCTATCAGTTGGCCTCAGTTGCTTTTTGCTTATTGCTAGCTTGG TGCAGTGATAAGTTGGGCCTCAGTCTTGAGTTGGGGTCATTTGTTGCTGGAGTCATGATATCCACCACTGACTTTGCACAGCATACTTTGGAACAG GTGGAAGCAATCCGTAACCTCTTTGCAGCGCTCTTCCTTGCTAGCATTGGCATGCTCATACATGTACACTTTCTGTGGAACCATGTTGACATATTGCTTGCATCTGTCATTTTGGTTGTGATAATTAAAACAGTTGTGGTAACTATGGTGATCAAAGCCTTTGGATACAGCACCAGAACATCATTTCTT GTGGGTTTGTCGTTAGCTCAAATTGGTGAATTTGCATTTGTTCTCTTGAGTCGTGCCTCAAATCTTCATCTTGTTGAG GGGAAAATGTATCTTCTGCTTCTGGGAACGACAGCTCTTAGTTTG GTAACCACTCCTCTAGTGTTCAAACTAATACCTGCTATGATGCATCTTGGCATTCTCATGCACTGGTTTCCTGCAGAGAGCAACGTGCAGAATGAG GATAAAGCCACCGTGCTTGAAGCATACAACAGAGCACTCTGA
- the LOC103699814 gene encoding K(+) efflux antiporter 5 isoform X2, producing MTTLIDRKDNVFVMSNRKSKYPVLQVDLRLISDLVVVIVSATIGGITFSCLGQPVIVGYLLAGSLIGPGGLNFISEIVQVETVAQFGVVFLLFALGLEFSLTKLKVVGAVAVLGGLLQIIIFMFLCGLTAMLCGANLSEGIFVGSFLSMSSTAVVSKFLVEKNSTNALHGQVTIGTLILQDCAVGLLFALLPVLGGSSGLFRGIMSMSKLLLVLSMFITAASVLSWSFIPRFLKLMIQLSSQTNELYQLASVAFCLLLAWCSDKLGLSLELGSFVAGVMISTTDFAQHTLEQVEAIRNLFAALFLASIGMLIHVHFLWNHVDILLASVILVVIIKTVVVTMVIKAFGYSTRTSFLVGLSLAQIGEFAFVLLSRASNLHLVEGKMYLLLLGTTALSLVTTPLVFKLIPAMMHLGILMHWFPAESNVQNEDKATVLEAYNRAL from the exons ATGACGACCTTGATAGACAGAAAG GACAATGTATTTGTGATGTCGAATCGTAAATCAAAATATCCAGTGCTTCAAGTAGATTTAAG GTTGATTTCTGATCTGGTGGTTGTGATTGTTTCAGCTACCATTGGTGGTATTACCTTTTCCTGCTTGGGACAGCCA GTCATTGTTGGTTACCTTCTTGCGGGATCTCTAATTGGTCCAGGGGGCCTGAACTTCATCAGTGAAATTGTGCAG GTTGAAACTGTTGCACAATTTGGTGTGGTCTTTCTCCTTTTTGCATTGGGCCTCGAGTTTTCGTTGACGAAG TTAAAAGTTGTTGGGGCTGTTGCTGTTCTGGGAGGGCTACttcaaataattatttttatgttcCTATGTGGCCTAACTGCCATG TTATGTGGAGCAAACTTATCAGAGGGCATATTTGTTGGTTCCTTCCTATCAATGTCATCTACTGCAGTG GTTTCAAAGTTTTTAGTGGAAAAAAATAGCACAAATGCTCTTCATGGTCAAGTTACAATTGGGACTCTTATTCTTCAG GATTGTGCTGTGGGTTTACTATTTGCGCTTCTTCCAGTTTTGGGTGGTAGCAGTGGCCTTTTCAGAGGAATAATGTCCATGTCCAAGTT GTTGCTGGTGTTGTCCATGTTCATAACTGCTGCCTCCGTATTGTCTTGGTCTTTTATTCCCCGCTTCTTGAAGCTTATGATCCAGTTGTCATCTCAA ACAAATGAGCTCTATCAGTTGGCCTCAGTTGCTTTTTGCTTATTGCTAGCTTGG TGCAGTGATAAGTTGGGCCTCAGTCTTGAGTTGGGGTCATTTGTTGCTGGAGTCATGATATCCACCACTGACTTTGCACAGCATACTTTGGAACAG GTGGAAGCAATCCGTAACCTCTTTGCAGCGCTCTTCCTTGCTAGCATTGGCATGCTCATACATGTACACTTTCTGTGGAACCATGTTGACATATTGCTTGCATCTGTCATTTTGGTTGTGATAATTAAAACAGTTGTGGTAACTATGGTGATCAAAGCCTTTGGATACAGCACCAGAACATCATTTCTT GTGGGTTTGTCGTTAGCTCAAATTGGTGAATTTGCATTTGTTCTCTTGAGTCGTGCCTCAAATCTTCATCTTGTTGAG GGGAAAATGTATCTTCTGCTTCTGGGAACGACAGCTCTTAGTTTG GTAACCACTCCTCTAGTGTTCAAACTAATACCTGCTATGATGCATCTTGGCATTCTCATGCACTGGTTTCCTGCAGAGAGCAACGTGCAGAATGAG GATAAAGCCACCGTGCTTGAAGCATACAACAGAGCACTCTGA